The Shewanella japonica genome has a window encoding:
- a CDS encoding alkaline phosphatase D family protein — translation MDRRSFIKLSALATGSMLFPTQAARAAASRRSLTKTTPVELLPSNVQRPWLGKAFWGNRLQDWRLNAGKIECIRGERGFEMRTVSILTRQLNDAPKPARIKAKVSNLTPTKAGFCGFLLAAGADQLDYRASALIQRASGKNGGFMAVINDKGELSFRDFSDTNKPLAFEKVVRTNTVNIGQLHDREIILDCHIDPVSNNNFDVRLIAIDSKTNKELGFIVRTGVPSSELLGGVMLLSSMPSKQSGARWAFEDIQSGGDKLSKFDDRGLGPVIGCMHSLNKSVLKLSAQFMPVADDEYRKVTLEYRQSSNSEWQSTTSQIEPGYVIQFRVEGWDNTQQYDYRVVSQDNGNADVLYQGQILKDPGQSKTLSIALYSCLVPTNLSLDIEHYKTRLKQEKLLGRFGPENILFPHTELVGNCDSHEPDMYVFCGDQYYEATPTQVWRGRPDSHLDMLYRWYLWYWTFRDSIRNKPSILLADDHDVLQGNLWGVGGRDPVVLEGDKRTEEDGGYMETKALVKMVYRMQHGHNPDAYDPTPIDHDIPVTYGAFVYGGVSFALVEDRKFKSRRNININPLHTQGELLGHRQEQFLRAWADMDKGLPKVCIASSIWGSPQTKSNLEPLLDYDSNGYPPDGRTRAVKLIKDAGAVVICGDQHLPMMAKQGLDTFDDGPLFFAGPAAAAFWQRWFEGLGKLDNPFNNDPNTGNFTDIFGNKMRVLAVANPKVTYDDFKQQTKNSWSNFLADRSLKSEGYGIVKVDHKAHQFEFECWEWNTNPNKGKQFPGWPFLHKWS, via the coding sequence ATGGATAGGCGAAGTTTTATAAAGCTGTCGGCGTTAGCTACAGGAAGCATGCTGTTTCCGACACAAGCAGCAAGAGCTGCAGCTAGTAGACGCTCATTAACAAAAACAACCCCCGTTGAATTATTGCCAAGCAATGTTCAACGCCCTTGGCTTGGGAAAGCGTTTTGGGGCAATCGTTTACAAGATTGGCGCTTGAATGCGGGTAAAATTGAATGTATTCGCGGTGAGCGCGGTTTTGAAATGCGCACAGTGTCCATTTTAACTCGCCAACTCAACGACGCACCAAAGCCGGCACGTATCAAAGCTAAAGTCAGTAACTTAACGCCGACTAAAGCCGGGTTTTGTGGTTTTTTATTAGCGGCAGGCGCAGACCAACTTGATTACCGTGCTAGTGCGTTAATTCAACGCGCATCGGGTAAAAATGGCGGCTTTATGGCGGTCATTAATGACAAAGGTGAGCTAAGTTTTAGAGATTTTTCTGACACCAACAAGCCGCTGGCTTTCGAAAAAGTGGTTAGAACTAATACAGTGAACATCGGCCAACTTCATGACCGTGAAATCATTTTAGATTGCCATATTGACCCAGTATCAAATAATAACTTTGATGTACGTTTGATCGCCATAGACAGTAAAACCAACAAAGAATTAGGTTTTATTGTACGTACTGGTGTGCCTAGTTCTGAATTACTTGGCGGCGTCATGTTGTTGTCATCAATGCCATCTAAACAAAGCGGCGCAAGATGGGCGTTTGAAGATATTCAGTCCGGTGGTGACAAACTGTCTAAATTTGATGATAGAGGATTAGGGCCAGTTATTGGCTGTATGCATAGCCTGAATAAATCAGTATTAAAGCTAAGTGCACAATTTATGCCTGTTGCTGACGATGAATATCGCAAGGTTACACTTGAATATCGTCAATCATCAAACAGCGAATGGCAATCTACTACTTCGCAAATTGAACCCGGTTATGTCATTCAATTTCGAGTTGAAGGGTGGGATAATACACAACAATATGATTACCGGGTTGTTAGCCAAGATAACGGTAACGCAGATGTGCTCTATCAAGGTCAAATATTAAAAGATCCTGGTCAGTCTAAGACGTTGTCGATAGCATTATATTCTTGTTTAGTTCCAACCAACTTGTCATTAGATATTGAACACTACAAAACGCGCTTGAAACAAGAAAAGCTATTAGGTCGTTTTGGTCCTGAAAACATATTATTTCCGCATACTGAGTTAGTCGGTAATTGTGATAGTCATGAACCCGATATGTATGTGTTTTGTGGTGATCAATATTATGAAGCAACGCCCACGCAAGTATGGCGGGGCAGACCTGATTCTCATTTAGATATGTTGTATCGCTGGTACTTATGGTATTGGACATTTAGAGATTCAATACGAAATAAACCGTCGATATTGCTAGCCGATGACCATGATGTATTACAAGGCAATTTGTGGGGAGTAGGCGGTAGGGATCCTGTGGTACTAGAAGGAGACAAACGCACTGAAGAAGATGGCGGCTATATGGAAACCAAAGCGCTGGTTAAAATGGTTTACCGTATGCAGCATGGTCATAATCCGGATGCGTATGATCCTACGCCAATAGATCACGATATTCCGGTAACTTATGGTGCCTTTGTTTATGGTGGCGTTAGTTTTGCGCTGGTTGAGGATAGAAAGTTTAAATCAAGGCGTAATATTAATATCAATCCATTACACACTCAGGGAGAGTTGTTAGGTCATCGTCAAGAGCAGTTTTTGCGTGCATGGGCGGATATGGACAAAGGCTTACCTAAAGTGTGTATTGCCTCCTCTATTTGGGGATCACCTCAAACTAAAAGCAACTTAGAGCCGCTATTAGATTATGACTCAAACGGCTATCCACCTGATGGTAGAACCCGTGCAGTTAAGTTGATTAAAGACGCCGGTGCCGTGGTGATCTGTGGCGACCAACATTTACCAATGATGGCCAAACAAGGGCTTGATACCTTTGATGATGGACCGCTATTTTTTGCCGGTCCTGCAGCTGCTGCATTCTGGCAGCGTTGGTTTGAGGGGTTAGGCAAACTTGATAACCCGTTTAATAATGACCCTAATACTGGCAACTTTACCGACATCTTTGGTAATAAAATGCGCGTATTGGCCGTTGCCAACCCGAAAGTAACTTATGATGACTTTAAGCAACAAACCAAAAATTCATGGAGTAACTTTTTGGCTGACCGTTCATTGAAGAGCGAAGGCTATGGTATTGTGAAGGTTGACCACAAAGCCCATCAATTTGAATTTGAATGTTGGGAATGGAATACCAATCCAAACAAAGGCAAGCAATTTCCAGGTTGGCCTTTTTTGCACAAATGGTCTTAA
- a CDS encoding glycoside hydrolase family 117 protein, with protein MNPNKPLSLASKRAIERGYDQTTSDWLVEFDVTPLKGDFAYEEGVIRRDPSSVISVDGVLHCWYTKGIGETVGFGSDNVDDKVFPWDLTEVWHATSTDGETWKEQGVAIERGQSGQYDDRAIFTPEVLAHQGRYYLVYQTVTTPYTNRQYEEIALASSDSPYGPWHKSASPILSPSKDGQWRGDEDNRFHVTSKGSFDSHKVHDPCLLFFDNKFYLYYKGETMGEEMNFGGREIKHGVAVANNIQGPYIKSELNPISNSGHEVVVWNFEGGIASLLTTDGPEKNTIQFAEDGQNFEIKAHIKGAPEAIGLFRGGSETAKPGLDWGLCHKYDPSWNWNYICRFSIKRQILDAGTFQNSN; from the coding sequence ATGAACCCGAATAAACCGTTGAGCCTTGCTAGTAAACGAGCAATCGAAAGAGGATATGACCAAACAACGTCTGATTGGTTAGTTGAGTTTGATGTAACGCCTTTGAAAGGTGATTTTGCCTATGAAGAAGGTGTAATTAGACGGGATCCTTCATCTGTAATTAGTGTCGATGGGGTTTTACATTGCTGGTATACCAAAGGTATCGGTGAAACGGTCGGTTTTGGTTCTGACAACGTAGACGACAAAGTGTTTCCTTGGGATTTAACGGAAGTCTGGCATGCAACGTCGACAGATGGTGAAACATGGAAAGAACAAGGTGTAGCGATTGAACGGGGCCAAAGTGGCCAATATGATGATCGCGCTATTTTTACACCTGAAGTATTAGCTCACCAAGGTCGTTATTACCTTGTCTATCAAACTGTGACGACACCTTACACCAACAGACAATATGAAGAAATTGCATTGGCCAGTTCAGATAGCCCTTATGGCCCTTGGCATAAATCAGCTTCTCCTATCTTAAGTCCAAGTAAAGATGGGCAATGGCGAGGAGATGAAGATAATCGCTTTCATGTTACCAGCAAAGGGAGTTTTGACAGCCATAAAGTACATGATCCGTGTTTACTGTTTTTCGATAACAAGTTCTACCTTTATTACAAAGGTGAAACTATGGGTGAAGAAATGAATTTTGGCGGACGTGAAATTAAGCATGGTGTGGCAGTTGCAAACAATATTCAAGGACCGTATATCAAATCAGAGTTAAACCCAATTTCAAATAGTGGACATGAAGTGGTGGTTTGGAATTTTGAAGGTGGCATAGCGTCCTTATTAACAACAGACGGACCAGAAAAAAATACCATACAGTTCGCTGAAGATGGCCAAAATTTCGAAATCAAAGCTCATATTAAAGGTGCACCTGAAGCTATTGGCTTGTTTCGTGGCGGCTCTGAAACAGCTAAACCAGGCTTAGATTGGGGCTTATGTCATAAGTATGATCCAAGCTGGAATTGGAATTATATTTGTCGCTTTAGCATAAAACGACAAATCCTTGATGCAGGCACATTTCAAAACAGTAACTAA
- a CDS encoding sugar kinase, with protein sequence MKSMLAIGECMMELSEHSTSLLHRAFAGDTYNALVYAKQYEPKINCQFFSAIGHDQPSKAMRAAWDKNGINSQSALSIEQATIGIYAIATDNQGERSFSYWRNQSAATQMMKVLTTNKLLNRIGKVDLVFFSGISLGILTDEDKHLLLNLIQKFRQQGALIAFDPNYRIAMWQSVEHAKTWFDLAYQHCDIALPGVEEHQIIYNHNTATEVALYCQSLAVSEIVVKSGLDGTYIYDSSSLIDHQAFNPAPQQVDSTAAGDSFAGTYLSSRLAGNSISLALADACFVAREVVQHKGALLPGDVYQQMMTSKINNNCA encoded by the coding sequence ATGAAGTCTATGTTAGCCATTGGCGAGTGCATGATGGAACTATCTGAACATTCTACGTCATTGTTACACCGTGCTTTTGCTGGTGACACATACAATGCTTTGGTCTACGCCAAACAATATGAGCCAAAAATTAACTGTCAATTCTTTAGTGCAATTGGTCATGATCAACCTAGTAAAGCAATGAGAGCTGCGTGGGATAAAAACGGTATTAACAGTCAATCGGCGTTAAGTATTGAGCAAGCAACAATTGGTATTTATGCCATCGCTACTGATAATCAAGGTGAACGCAGTTTCAGCTATTGGCGTAATCAGTCTGCAGCCACCCAGATGATGAAAGTGCTAACGACGAATAAATTATTAAACCGTATTGGTAAAGTAGATCTCGTGTTTTTTAGTGGTATTTCGTTAGGGATTCTCACTGATGAAGATAAACATTTACTGCTTAATCTCATACAAAAATTTCGCCAACAGGGTGCATTAATCGCCTTTGATCCTAATTACCGCATCGCAATGTGGCAGTCTGTGGAACATGCAAAAACGTGGTTTGATTTAGCTTACCAGCACTGTGATATTGCCTTACCTGGTGTAGAAGAACATCAGATAATTTATAACCATAACACCGCTACCGAAGTCGCTTTGTATTGCCAATCCTTAGCGGTATCAGAAATTGTAGTAAAGAGTGGCCTTGATGGTACATATATATATGACTCTAGTTCGTTAATAGACCATCAAGCATTTAATCCAGCTCCTCAACAAGTTGATTCAACAGCTGCAGGTGACTCATTTGCTGGTACGTATCTCTCCAGTAGGTTAGCTGGCAACAGTATTTCTCTAGCACTTGCAGACGCTTGTTTTGTTGCTCGTGAAGTTGTGCAGCACAAAGGCGCTTTACTCCCTGGTGATGTTTATCAACAAATGATGACATCTAAAATCAACAATAATTGTGCATAA
- a CDS encoding sugar porter family MFS transporter translates to MIIKSHSVLYCALVVALGGFIFGLDAALISGTVRFVTTEFDLTDLQIGTVVSAPGFGVIFALMVTGFICDKIGRKKTLVIISFIYIISAVLSVMATSFESLVVARFVGGLAFTSLSVAAMYIGEIAPSHLRGKLVSIIQINIVVGLSIAYFANFAILEISESAYPWVSSLHIDTHTWRWMLGIEILPAIVWFLLLLNIPQSPRWLIMKRKDDKAKLIINQFNNTTQCEDEVAQIKQSLKSHNEKESFWVLFKSLFDSKVRGVVILGLTIGIVQQITGINAIMFYAPTVFEQLGIGTDAAFFQAVVVGLVSIIFTVVAILLIDKLGRRPLVIWGLATATISLFACYWGFSQATYSLTEQSLVSLAEQVNIERLTSMLNVVFQSDVEFKTALISVLGESDAKQYESVLLQSAATINANLIIAGIIGFIAAFHFSIGPIMWVLFSEIFPTHIRGVAIPVFAFITSFVSYLVQQFFPWQLSVFGADEIFLFYTICGAIGFILLFKIMPETKNKSIEEIEILLSGKHTDNKDNSIPLAKREA, encoded by the coding sequence ATGATTATTAAAAGTCACAGTGTTTTATATTGTGCGCTGGTTGTGGCATTGGGCGGTTTTATTTTTGGCTTAGATGCAGCGTTGATATCTGGCACAGTGCGTTTTGTCACTACAGAATTTGATTTAACGGATCTTCAAATTGGAACTGTTGTCAGTGCACCTGGCTTCGGAGTCATATTTGCTTTGATGGTCACAGGGTTTATATGCGACAAGATAGGACGTAAAAAAACCTTAGTTATTATCTCATTTATCTACATTATTTCAGCGGTGTTATCAGTCATGGCCACCAGCTTTGAATCATTGGTTGTCGCTAGGTTTGTTGGCGGGCTCGCATTTACCTCTTTATCCGTAGCTGCAATGTATATTGGTGAAATCGCACCATCGCATTTACGCGGTAAGTTAGTCTCTATAATTCAAATCAACATCGTAGTGGGTTTATCCATAGCTTACTTTGCAAACTTTGCCATATTAGAAATATCAGAAAGTGCATACCCTTGGGTTTCATCATTGCATATCGACACCCATACATGGCGTTGGATGTTAGGTATCGAAATTTTACCTGCTATAGTGTGGTTTTTATTACTACTTAACATCCCGCAAAGTCCACGCTGGTTAATCATGAAGCGAAAAGACGACAAAGCTAAACTAATTATTAATCAATTTAACAATACGACTCAGTGCGAAGATGAAGTCGCCCAGATCAAACAAAGCCTTAAAAGTCATAATGAAAAAGAATCTTTTTGGGTACTCTTTAAAAGTCTTTTTGATAGTAAAGTCCGGGGCGTGGTGATTCTTGGATTAACCATAGGTATTGTGCAACAAATCACTGGGATCAATGCGATTATGTTTTACGCACCCACAGTATTTGAACAGCTCGGAATAGGCACTGATGCTGCATTTTTCCAAGCTGTTGTAGTCGGACTCGTTAGTATTATCTTTACTGTGGTCGCTATTTTATTAATCGATAAGCTTGGTCGAAGACCCTTAGTTATTTGGGGACTTGCTACAGCCACCATAAGTTTATTTGCTTGTTACTGGGGCTTTAGTCAGGCTACTTATTCATTAACAGAACAATCATTAGTGTCTCTAGCAGAACAAGTGAACATTGAACGTTTAACATCTATGTTAAACGTTGTTTTTCAAAGTGACGTTGAATTTAAGACAGCCTTGATTAGTGTGCTAGGTGAGTCGGATGCTAAGCAATATGAAAGTGTGCTGCTGCAAAGTGCTGCAACTATCAATGCTAACTTAATTATCGCGGGTATTATTGGCTTCATTGCAGCTTTTCATTTTTCAATTGGCCCAATAATGTGGGTGTTATTTTCTGAAATATTCCCAACACATATTCGTGGTGTTGCGATTCCTGTTTTTGCGTTTATCACAAGCTTCGTAAGTTATTTAGTGCAGCAGTTTTTCCCTTGGCAATTAAGTGTGTTTGGTGCTGATGAAATATTCTTGTTTTATACTATTTGTGGTGCAATTGGATTTATTTTGTTATTCAAAATCATGCCAGAGACGAAAAACAAAAGTATTGAAGAAATAGAAATTTTGCTCTCAGGCAAACACACAGATAACAAAGACAATAGTATCCCACTCGCTAAAAGAGAGGCATAA
- a CDS encoding beta-galactosidase — protein sequence MNIKLDTRNALRYSFIATTILSTIACQHDTQNIGQNTTPAESVPLVVNSKQAMDLINFNSQSNNIIKPVAAQTSISDGKLHVAFNSKDNNYSGVSFVPKKAWDWSDLNDFNLAFDIVNTSNHSVQLYLDISDIDGFTYTRTVNVPVGDNIQTYYAKMAGHDLGVMNSDHKVELNFTSGLRSNPDTWQSNEHQFTSMWGKKNLNTAGIAKISLSVQSNLHDKSIDISRVQIRQNPKFDPLFLTDIVDQYGQNKKQDFIGKVHNDLELEQQRVDEAKTFTGKVAEDRSRYGGWLSGPKLTATGFFRTEKVNGKWSLVDPDGYLYLATGIDIIRLSNSSTLTGYDFKQAYIVQPPKDNVTPEDSQKLNRVSDEAIASRFIASDTRTNMFSWLPDYDAPLGKHFGYRRSAHSGPLKHGETFSFYSANLERKYGQQAEGYMQAWEDTTVNRMLDWGFTSLGNWTDPRYYDNNKIPYFANGWIIGNYKTVSSGDDFWAPMPDVFDPEFEKRAHATAKVIYDEVKGNPWCVGIFVDNEKSFGRSDSTESRYGIVVNTLTKNGAEVPTKAEFTRLMKQKYVDINKLNQAWNKSITDWAEFDSGIDSSINNSEQINDYGLLLTAYADKYFSTVNKAVKHYMPNHLYLGSRFPDWGMPREVVNASAKHVDVISFNSYKEGLTKKSWAFLQEIDMPSIIGEFHIGAKDSGLYHPGLILASDQQDRAVMYKDYMKSVIDNPYFVGAHWFQYIDSPITGRAYDGENYNVGFVSVTDTPYPYMVEAAKAINKEMYQQRFKEK from the coding sequence ATGAATATAAAATTAGATACTCGAAATGCGCTTAGGTATAGCTTCATAGCGACAACAATTTTGTCCACTATCGCTTGTCAACATGACACACAAAATATAGGCCAAAACACGACACCAGCCGAAAGTGTGCCTTTGGTAGTTAACAGCAAACAAGCGATGGATTTGATTAACTTCAATAGCCAAAGTAACAACATAATTAAACCTGTTGCCGCTCAGACGAGTATCTCTGATGGCAAATTACATGTCGCTTTTAACTCAAAAGATAATAATTATAGCGGTGTCAGTTTTGTTCCAAAAAAAGCATGGGACTGGAGTGACTTGAATGACTTTAATTTAGCTTTTGATATCGTTAATACCAGTAATCATAGTGTGCAGTTGTATCTTGATATCAGTGATATTGATGGGTTTACTTATACACGAACGGTAAATGTCCCTGTTGGAGATAACATTCAAACCTATTACGCAAAAATGGCTGGCCATGATTTAGGTGTGATGAATAGCGATCATAAAGTAGAACTCAACTTCACCTCAGGTTTACGTTCGAATCCTGATACTTGGCAAAGTAATGAACATCAATTTACCTCTATGTGGGGGAAGAAGAATCTCAATACGGCTGGCATCGCCAAAATCAGTTTAAGTGTTCAAAGCAATCTGCATGACAAATCTATCGATATTAGTCGAGTACAAATTAGGCAAAATCCAAAATTTGATCCCCTCTTTCTAACTGATATCGTTGATCAATACGGACAAAATAAAAAACAGGACTTTATTGGGAAAGTTCATAATGATCTAGAGCTAGAACAACAACGTGTCGATGAGGCTAAAACATTTACCGGTAAAGTCGCAGAAGATAGAAGTCGTTATGGTGGATGGTTATCAGGTCCTAAGTTAACGGCGACAGGCTTTTTTAGAACAGAAAAAGTGAACGGTAAATGGTCATTAGTTGACCCTGATGGATATCTATATTTGGCCACAGGCATTGATATTATCCGTTTATCTAATTCCTCAACATTAACCGGATATGACTTTAAGCAAGCGTATATTGTCCAACCACCTAAAGATAATGTCACACCAGAGGATTCTCAAAAATTAAACCGCGTATCTGATGAGGCAATAGCGAGTCGATTTATCGCATCTGACACACGCACAAACATGTTCAGTTGGTTGCCCGACTACGATGCCCCTTTAGGTAAACATTTTGGTTATCGACGCAGCGCACATTCTGGTCCATTAAAGCATGGAGAAACGTTCAGTTTTTATTCGGCAAACTTAGAACGTAAATACGGTCAACAAGCTGAAGGCTATATGCAGGCATGGGAAGATACCACAGTAAATCGAATGCTAGATTGGGGCTTTACGTCCTTAGGGAATTGGACCGACCCTAGGTATTACGATAACAACAAAATCCCCTATTTTGCTAATGGTTGGATCATTGGAAATTATAAAACGGTTTCTAGCGGTGATGATTTTTGGGCGCCAATGCCAGATGTATTTGACCCTGAATTTGAAAAACGTGCCCATGCTACCGCTAAGGTCATATACGATGAAGTAAAAGGCAATCCATGGTGTGTAGGTATTTTCGTTGATAATGAAAAAAGCTTTGGCCGTTCGGATAGTACAGAAAGCCGCTATGGCATTGTTGTCAATACATTAACTAAAAACGGTGCTGAAGTACCAACCAAAGCTGAATTTACTCGTCTGATGAAACAAAAGTATGTGGATATAAATAAGTTAAATCAGGCTTGGAACAAATCGATTACTGATTGGGCAGAATTTGATAGTGGTATTGATTCGAGTATAAACAACTCTGAACAAATCAATGATTATGGATTATTGCTAACAGCCTATGCTGACAAATATTTCAGCACTGTTAATAAAGCAGTAAAGCATTACATGCCAAATCATCTGTATTTAGGCTCTCGTTTTCCAGATTGGGGAATGCCACGAGAAGTCGTTAATGCATCAGCTAAGCATGTAGATGTTATAAGCTTTAACTCTTATAAAGAAGGCTTAACCAAAAAGTCTTGGGCATTTTTACAAGAAATTGATATGCCGAGCATAATTGGTGAATTCCATATTGGTGCTAAAGATTCAGGTTTATATCATCCTGGGCTTATTCTCGCATCAGACCAACAAGACAGAGCTGTTATGTACAAAGACTACATGAAGTCTGTCATCGATAATCCCTATTTTGTCGGTGCTCATTGGTTCCAATATATTGACTCACCTATTACCGGACGTGCCTATGATGGCGAAAACTACAATGTGGGTTTCGTTTCGGTAACTGATACGCCTTATCCCTATATGGTGGAAGCTGCAAAAGCAATTAACAAAGAAATGTATCAACAACGTTTTAAGGAAAAATAA
- a CDS encoding GntR family transcriptional regulator, with product MAAAKPTKILSVKDQIADQLRSDIISGDLAPNTKLNEQELAKRFGLSRGLIRDVILQLTKEGLLISKNNCGASVNSILEPKLQKLMINLRQNIEVYAIENLKQNPLTDDDVAQLESILDELQAAFDREDFTEVTKVDISFHNYLIYKAGGEDLVNIWYPYVMRMRLNYKRITSSSECVEEHRGILQALREGDISRASKAIKANIK from the coding sequence ATGGCTGCAGCTAAACCTACCAAAATCTTATCGGTAAAAGACCAAATTGCTGATCAATTACGTTCAGATATTATCTCGGGAGATTTGGCCCCGAATACCAAATTAAATGAACAAGAACTTGCTAAAAGATTTGGGCTTTCACGTGGGCTAATCCGTGATGTTATCCTTCAGTTAACCAAAGAAGGCTTGCTAATTTCTAAGAACAATTGCGGCGCTTCAGTTAACAGTATATTAGAACCTAAGCTGCAAAAGTTAATGATAAATCTTCGTCAAAATATAGAGGTTTATGCGATTGAAAATCTCAAGCAAAACCCATTAACAGATGATGATGTTGCTCAATTAGAGTCGATTCTAGATGAACTACAAGCGGCGTTTGATAGAGAAGATTTCACAGAAGTCACTAAGGTTGATATTTCCTTCCATAATTACCTAATTTATAAAGCCGGTGGCGAAGATTTGGTGAATATTTGGTATCCATATGTAATGCGTATGCGTTTAAATTATAAACGTATTACATCAAGTTCTGAGTGTGTTGAGGAGCACAGAGGAATATTACAGGCCTTACGTGAAGGTGACATTAGTCGAGCATCTAAAGCGATAAAAGCTAATATTAAATAA